From the Musa acuminata AAA Group cultivar baxijiao chromosome BXJ1-2, Cavendish_Baxijiao_AAA, whole genome shotgun sequence genome, one window contains:
- the LOC103976409 gene encoding uncharacterized protein LOC103976409, with product MSTDQQIRFGEPTATGSRPVETPEDHPSREELRDERPAAITERYLRLFNDPGLSPPDAPVGPPSVSPEAFHDLSHQVRELTSMVQTIVPLIPQPTPPHADRPLQQREPAPRMHAPHPGLPPSPQNQTAQLEDRETRGTSSPPEPERPPANPTNVLQAQLHLFNQRLNEVQQEMRRSKGELGTDGYQGSPFAPEVKDQVIPPHFRLPSLDTYNGDTDPANHVSAFRTQMALYGTSDALMCRAFPTTLRGPTRAWYDNLKAGTISSFDQLARDFELNFLAYARPKPSVALLLGLNQREDESLSHFLNRFTKQIRGLSDAHPSLLMQAFMIGLRPSRFFWSLVERPPTTVPEMLQRASLFVVAEAWMAGKPGGHRGTKSEPPRQQQPETSRRKLDRPDPSISRPPLPALNSSRTKIFLHIREKGLLKEPYPMSSPRALADQSKYCRFHRQRGHNTEQCRELKRQIEELIRRGHLDQYLRPDKEPSPCPEGPIERHIDVITGGPASGGDSMARKKAYARAASAEAPSVTFPARAYEQAEHDDALVISARIANAQVKRIMVDTGSSADILYFDAFQKLGLSRDNMKPVSSALTGFTGDSISPLGAITLPLTLGAPSRSKTTITTFLVIDLPAAYNAILGRPTLNKIRAVISTYYQTVKFPTHAGTGEIAGSPRESRRYYLTAVSLPKKVRIEQPLADPRETQKPTPHLGPKGTTVAVPLLEDRSERTIKIGSELPEHEQGQLVGLLQKNADIFAWSPSDMAGIDPEVALHHLSISPGARPVKQKLRRQAPERQAAVREEVTRLLEAGFIKEAGYPQWLSNVVLVKKANGSWRMCVDYTSLNSACPKDCYPLPRVDHLVDATAGHARLSFMDAFSGYNQIRMTPEDQKHTAFITDQGRTVNKMFAHQIGRNMEVYVDDMIVKSQEARAHLADLTEAFATLRRFGMRLNPAKCAFGVTSGKFLGFIVHERGIDANPEKVQAIINMQSPRTIKDLQHLNGKLVAISRFLARSGDRCFPFFRALKNPKGFQWTTECKEALEQVKQHLTNLPRLASVSPGEKLRISLAASPHAVSSVLVKESFSDQLPVYYVSHVLNGPEERYPPIEKLALALVLCARKLRPYFQAHPVEVITDQPLRQALSKFDVVGRLLKWAVELSEHDIQYMPRTAIKAQTLADFIAELTQIGNESLSQPPEAWILHVDGSANSKGAGAGLVLRAPDGRSFERSLRFGFRATNNEAEYEALLAGLRLALEMQVVALHVHTDSQLVAEQLSGGYEARDQTMARYLTQVKSLTAKFLHFTLSNVPRGENERADALAKLASMPAPEVGPEVEELPARAVEIAATATSGASTTWIQELLRFKRDGILPPDEASARRLRRTHAWYTEVGERLYKRSFSYPLLRCLEPDEAQTVLAEIHEGICEEHIGGRTLAHKILRQGYYWPTMCRDATTHVQRCTSCQEHARTPQLPAVPLTPIDCAWPFAQWGLDLLGPFPPVAGQRRYIVVGVDYFTKWVEVEPLATITARQIEKFVWRNLITRFGLPKTIITDNGPQFASQGFQEFCAKHGIRLKYSSVAHPQTNRLTEVTNRSILDGLKRRISTARTGWTDELPSVLWALRTTPKTATGESPYSLAFGTEAVLPHEVTIATLRTKSYDEGTSDEGLRAALDLLEERRADAHIRALSYKRAVARVYNRKCDPDLSN from the exons atgtCGACTGATCAGCAGATCCGCTTTGGCGAACCCACGGCTACGGGGTCGCGCCCGGTCGAGACCCCAGAGGATCATCCCTCGCGGGAGGAGCTCCGAGACGAGCGCCCCGCTGCGATTACGGAGCGGTATTTGCGACtattcaatgacccgggcttgtcgccgcccgacgcCCCCGTCGGTCCGCCATCCGTTtcgcccgaggcctttcacgacctctccCACCAAGTGCGGGAACTGACGAGCATGGTGCAGACCATCGTCCCGCTCATCCCTCAGCCGACGCCCCCGCATGCAGACCGGCCTTTGCAACAACGGGAGCCCGCCCCTCGGATGCACGCGCCGCATCCCGGGCTTCCTCCGTCGCCTCAGAACCAAACGGCCCAGCTTGAAGATCGGGAGACCAGGGGCACATCCAGTCCCCCCGAGCCCGAGCGGCCACCCGCGAACCCGACCAACGTCCTCCAAGCCCAGTTGCACCTCTTCAATCAACGTCTTAATGAAGTGCAACAAGAGATGCGCAGGTCGAAAGGGGAGCTCGGGACGGACGGATACCAAGGGTCCCCGTTCGCGCCCGAAGTTAAGGATCAGGTCATTCCGCCGCACTTTCGGCTCCCATCCCTGGACACCTACAACGGCGACACCGACCCCGCAAATCACGTATCCGCGTTTCGCACCCAGatggcgctatatgggacttccgacgccttgatgtgcagggcattcccaacGACTCTGAGGGGACCGACCCGCGCGTGGTACGACAACCTCAAAGCTGGTACCAtctcttccttcgaccagctcgcccggGACTTTGAACTCAACTTCCTCGCCTACGCCCGCCCGAAGCCGTCCGTGGCattactcctcggactcaaccaaagggaggatgagTCCCTCTCCCACTTCTTGAACCGTTTTACAAAGCAGATCCGTGGGCTCTCGGACGCTCATccttctctattgatgcaggcattcatgataggcttacgaccctccaggttcttctggtccctagtggagcgaccccccacgacggtgcccgagatgctccaacgggcgAGTCTGTTCGTCGTCGCGGAAGCTTGGATGGCCGGGAAACCTGGGGGACACAGAGGGACCAAGTCGGAGCCGCCCCGGCAGCAACAACCCGAGACATCCCGGCGTAAGCTGGACCGACCCGACCCGTCGATTTCAAGGCCCCCTCTCCCAGCCTTGAATTCGTCCCGAACGAAAATATTCCTTCACATAAGAGAGAAGGGACTCCTCAAAGAACCTTACCCGATGAGTAGTCCCCGAGCATTGGCGGACCAATCAAAGTACTGTCGCTTCCACCGGCAACGAGGGCACAACACCGAACAGTGTCGGGAATTGAAAAGACAGATCGAGGAACTCATCCGTAGAGGGCACCTCGACCAGTACCTCCGTCCAGACAAGGAACCTTCGCCATGCCCGGAAGGCCCCATCGAACGACATATCGATGTAATAACCGGAGGTCCCGCGTCCGGCGGGGATTCCATGGCCAGAAAGAAGGCATACGCCCGAGCCGCCTCGGCCGAAGCTCCCAGCGTCACCTTCCCGGCCAGGGCATATGAACAGGCCGAGCACGACGATGCGCTCgtgatatcagccagaatcgccaatgCGCAAGTAaaaaggatcatggtcgatactggaagctcggccgacatactatactttgacgccttccagaagctcggcCTATCCAGGGATAACATGAAGCCAGTATCCTCGGCGCTCACCGGCTTCACCGGCGACTCAATCTCACCACTGGGGGCAATCACTCTGCCCCTCACCCTGGGAGCCCCGTCGAGGTCAAAGACGACAATAACCACCTTCTTGGTAATCGACCTCCCCGCCGcctacaacgccatcctcggtcGGCCGACCCTCAATAAAATCAGAGCCGTcatctcgacctactaccaaaccGTTAAGTTCCCAACCCACGCCGGGACCGGAGAGATCGCAGGAAGCCCTCGAGAATCCCGGCGCTACTACCTGACTGCCGTCTCGTTGCCCAAAAAGGTGAGGATCGAACAACCGCTAGCAGACCCTCGAGAAACGCAGAAGCCGACCCCCCACCTGGGGCCGAAAGGGACCACCGTCGCGGTGCCACTCCTTGAAGATCGATCGGAACGGACGATTAAGATCGGGTCAGAGCTGCCCGAGCATGAACAAGGACAACTTGTCGGCCTCCTACAAAAGAACGCTGACATCTTCGCTTGGTCGCCTTCCGACATGGCAGGCATCGACCCGGAAGTCGCCTTACATCACCTCAGTATCTCGCCCGGCGCTCGTCCGGTAAAACAAAAGCTAAGGCGACAGGCCCCGGAACGGCAGGCAGCCGTGCGAGAAGAAGTGACTCGACTCTTGGAGGCAGGCTTCATAAAAGAAGCCGGATACCCgcaatggctatccaatgtagtcctcgtcaagaaggctaatggaagctggaggatgtgcgttgattacaccagtctAAACAGTGCATGCCCGAAGGACTGCTATCCTCTGCCTAGGGTTGACCATCTGGTTGACGCCACGGCAGGTCACGCCCGCCTCtcgtttatggacgccttctcgggTTATAACCAGATCAGAATGACGCCCGAAGATCAAAAGCACACAGCCTTTATCACCGACCAGGGG AggacggtgaacaagatgttcgcccaccagattgggcgaaacatggaggtgtacgtcgacgacatgatcgtgaaaagccaagAGGCCAGGGCCCACCTCGCCGACCTGACCGAAGCATTTGCTACGCTCCGCAGgttcggcatgcgactcaaccccgcaaaatgcgccttcggcgtcacgtcgggaaagttcctcggattcatTGTACACGAaagagggattgacgccaacccagAGAAGGTCCAGGCGATCATCAATATGCAATCACCTCGGACAATCAAAGACCTGCAGCACCTCAACGGAAAACTCGTCGCCATATcccgcttcctcgcccgatcaggtgatcgctgcttccccttcttcagggcgctGAAGAACCCGAAAGGTTTTCAATGGACGACAGAATGCAAGGAAGCCCTCGAGCAAGTAAAACAGCACCTGACAAACCTTCCTCGACTCGCCTCGGTCTCCCCGGGCGAGAAACTGCGCATCTCCCTAGCGGCCTCCCCGCACGCAGTAAGTTCCGTCCTGGTTAAAGAAAGCTTCAGCGACCAGCTCCCGGTCTATTATGTCAGCCACGTCCTCAATGGTCCCGAGGAACGATACCCACCGATCGAGAAGCTAGCGCTCGCACTCGTGCTATGCGCCCGGAAGCTACGCCCTTATTTCCAGGCTCACCCGGTGGAAGTAATCACGGACCAGCCGCTCCGGCAGGCCTTGTCTAAGTTTGATGTTGTAGGACGGCTTCTCAAATGGGCGGTAGAGCTCAGCGAGCACGACATTCAATACATGCCCAGGACAGCTATTAAAGCCCAGACcctggccgacttcatcgcagaaTTAACCCAGATCGGGAACGAGAGCCTCAGCCAACCTCCCGAGGCCTGGATCTTGCACGTCGACGGATCAGCCAACTCGAAAGGTGCTGGCGCGGGGTTGGTACTCCGAGCTCCCGACGGGCGGTCGTTCGAACGCTCCCTTCGCTTCGGGTTCCGCgccactaacaacgaggcggaatacgaggcgctTCTAGCAGGACTCAGATTGgctctcgagatgcaggtggtcgcCCTCCACGTCCACACCGACTCCCAGCTGGTGGCCGAGCAACTCAGTGGGGGATACGAGGCCCGCGACCAAACTATGGCGAGATACCTGACACAGGTAAAAAGCCTGACCGCAAAGTTCCTTCATTTCACATTATCTAATGTCCCCAGGGGGGAGAACGAGCGCGCCGACGCACTAGCTAAGCTGGCCTCAATGCCTGCCCCCGAAGTCGGGCCCGAGGTCGAGGAGTTACCCGCTCGCGCAGTCGAAATCGCGGCCACAGCTACGAGTGGCGCGTCCACCACCTGGATACAAGAACTGCTACGCTTCAAACGGGACGGAATTCTCCCGCCCGACGAAGCATCAGCTCGGCGCTTACGTCGCACACACGCGTGGTATACTGAGGTGGGCGAACGACTCTATAAGCGGTCTTTTTCATACCCCCTCCTACGATGCTTAGAGCCCGACGAAGCTCAGACCGTCCTGGCAGAGATACATGAAGGAATCTGCGAAGAACACATCGGCGGACGGACCCTAGCACAtaaaatacttcgccaaggctactactggccgaccatgtgccgagACGCGACAACGCATGTACAACGATGTACCTCATGTCAAGAACACGCCCGAACGCCTCAGCTGCCCGCAGTTCCGCTAActcccatcgactgcgcatggccattTGCGCAATGGGGTTTAGACCTCCTCGGACCCTTCCCCCCAGTCGCAGGACAACGGAGGTACATCGTAGTCGGCGTAGATTACTTCACAAAATGGGTCGAGGTCGAACCGTTGGCGACGATTACGGCACGGCAAATAGAGAAGTTCGTATGGAGGAATTTGATCACTCGGTTCGGCCTGCCAAAAACCAT